The genome window ttaataccaatttgctggtgagtatatgtggtacttgtttttccattcttgggaaactttacttaatagtatgggttccagctctaaccaggaaaatataagatgtgctatatcaccattgtttcttagagctgaatagtactccatggtatacatataccacattttattaatccattcttggattgatgggcacttgggctgtttccacagccttgcaattatgaattgtgctgctataaacattcgagtgcaggtgtcttttttgtagagtgtcattggatcttttgggtagatgcccattcATGctgtaattttaatgaaattgaatcactcaaaagattttcaaaagaagggggaggaaggagggagtgaaaatctacctaacagCTACAATGAACCCTGTTCAGGTGATGAGCACAGAAATACCCCTgacttaagcattttttttttttttttttttttttgagacagagtctcgctttgttgcccaggctagtgtgagtgccgtggcgtcagcctagctcacagcaacctcaaactcctgggctcgagcgatccttctgtctcagcctcccaagtagctgggactacaggcatgcgccaccatgcccggctaattttttatatatatatcaatcagttggccaattagtttctttctatttatagtagagacggggtctcgctcttgctcaggctggtttcgaactcctgaccttgagcaatccgcccgcctcggcctcccagagagctaggattacaggcgtgagccaccacacccggccctgacttaagcattataaaagctattcatgggtgaggcatggtggctcatacctgtaatcctagcactctgggaggccgaggcaggtggatcatttgagctcaggagttcaagaccagcctgagcaagagcgagactccaactctactaaaaaaaaatagaaagaaattagctggacaactaaaaaaatatatatgtaaaaaattagttgggcatggtagcacatgcctgtagtcccagctactcgggaggctgagacaggagaaatgcctgagctcaagagtttgaggttgctgtgagctaggcagatgccatggcactcttgccggggcaacagagtgagactcttgtctcaaaaaaagaaaaaaaaacacaaaaaaccattcatgtaacaaaaacatttgtaccccttaatattttaatatcttgaaattaagggaaaaaagattttgaaataccTGCATCCAGTCTGGAGTATAATAAATGATCGAGCAGTCTGCTGGCAGGTCTGTAGTGGAGGGCAAACAGGAGTCGGCCCTCCTGAGTCAGCAGTTCATGTCTGCTGGCTGGTTAGGTGACATGTTTTACACATCTCAGATGGGCAACGTGTGGCATCCGGGGCTCTTCAAGTTGATGTACCATTTCCATTCCCAGCTGTCGCTCAGTCGACTACTATGGAAACATTCTTTCCACGTTCTTTCTCTGATACAGCTTTGCCAGATGCTTTCTCAGCTCAAATGCCCTTTGACTTCCtgcttcatttcattttaaaccatttttctaCCTTCAAATTTCCCACATTATAATAACTATGCTGACTCCCTTCCATAGCCATCTGAATGTCTTTTATCTGTTTCTACTaacctcttcccctcctccctgtaAGACATTCTATCAAGTTCTTCCTTTAGTTCCTCCTGCTCTGTACTTGGCCTCACAGTGCTCTCCAGCTGCTGTGATTGCTGTGATTAATTATATGCTGATTATCCTGTGCGTCACCCTCACTGATTTCATCTCTCTTCTTGGTAGCCCCAAGAACACCTGAAATTTAACTGTGTTGAACAGCAAGCtcattgttaattttattcatttgatgAGTATTTGCTAAGAGTCTGCTGGGTATCCTGTGCTATTCTTAGGCCTGTGAGGAGTACTTAAACATTAAGCCGAGGCAGTTTTTCTTCCTTGCAGCTCCCGGCTGTGCCAGGAAACAAGCTTTCATTATAAGAAACAACTAgaaagtaataatataaatatgcaaatgatGTGGATTATGTATATGATATAGGTTGGAATATCATAATAAGGGGAAAAATTACAGTGGAGTGGGATTAGAATGGGAAAGAAGCATATTGTGAGGAGGccttgaaagaaaatgtattaatagaatgatAACTATTCTAGGAGGTAGAAGGAAGGGCATTTTGGATTTAGGAAGAAGAATGAGTGCAGAGCAGAGGCAGGGTTGGACATGTGGAGGAGAGCCCACAACCCCAGTGCCACGCCTTACACGCTGGACTGGCTCTGTGACATAACTCAGCTGCCTCTTCATGCCCAGgataaatacagaaaatgtgaTTCTAAGACCCCTTTAAAATTCACAGATCTTTTAACTGCATGTTTAGGGGACAGTAAAGGAGCatttggggctgggcatggtggctcatgcctctaatcctagcactttgagaggttgaagcgagcagatcatttgagctcaggagttcgagaccagcctgagcaagagcaagaccctgtctctactaaaaatagaatgaaattagctggacaactaatgtgtgtgtgtgtgtgtatgtgtgtatatatatatatatatatatatatatataagctgggcatggtggcgcatgcctatagtcccagctacttgggaggctgaggcagaaggattgcttgagcccaggagtttgaggttgctgtgagctaggcagatgtcacggcactctagcccgggcaatagagtgagactctgtctcaaaaaaaaaaaaaaaaaaggagcagttTGGGGCTAGTTAATGGAGACCTCCAGACGGAGGAGTTCAGGTTTGATCTAACATGGTTCAGGGACCATTTGGGACTCTTGAGTTTGGGATAAGAAAAACatatgaggccgggcacggtggctcacgcctataatcctagcactctgggaggccgaggcgggcggattgcttgaggtcaggagtttgaaaccagcctgagcaagagcgagaccccgactctactataaatagaaagaaattaattggccaactaatatatatagaaaaaaattagccgggcatggtggcgcatgcctgtagtcccagctactcgggaggctgaggcaggaggatcgcttgagcccaggagtttgaggttgctgtgagctaggctgatgccatggcactcactctaccctgggcaacaatgcaagactctgtctcaaaaaaaaaaaaaaagagaacagaggaaCTGCGATAAACCCAGGCAGACTGCCTCCCGAGGTGGCACTCTGAATCATGCCCTACAGCTGCCCCATGGGAAATGCTCAGTTTACCTCAAAAGGAGCTCCTCATCACTGATACTACCATATGTTTGTTTCATGTTACACAGTTACATGTATTATCCCATTCAATTCTCATAACATGGAGGTACTACTACCATTttgcagacagggaaactgaggcttagagaggttaagtatcttGCTTAAGGTTAAACAGATAGTAAATGGCGGAGTCTCCACCTCAAGAACTGCAAAGCCTCTGGGAGAGCTGTGGCCTTGTTTCCCACGGTAGATCTGGTATCTGACACTTCCCCAGTGATCCCGCAGTCAGCTCCCCTCTTACTCCGTTACTAAAAGTGCTCGCATCATTAGCAGTGCTTTGGgctacaagtaacagaaaactcagTCACAATGGCTGTTTTGTGTTTCTCATAACAAAGTCTAGAAGTAAGCAGTTATCGATTCAGCTGCCCGGCACAGTTGTTAGGAACCCGGGCTTGCCCTGTCTTTCCACATCATCATTCTTGTGTGTTGCCCTTTGGTCTCAAACTTGTTAGTCTTATGGTTGCAAggtggctgctgctgctcctgacATCACCCTTCTTTCAAAGAAGGAGGATGGAGAAAAAGCTATGGATGAAAGACAAAGGAGTGTGTTTGTCCCTTTTATCAGGAAAGCTATAGCTTCCTTAGAGCTCTACTCAGCAGACTTCTGTTTATGTTAGTAAATCAGAAATGGGTCATTGCACTGCTTCTGGCTACAAAAGGACTGGTCAGTACCTACCTTCTTTGTCTCTGAGGTGAGGCAGGCTGTGGAAAAGGAGGTTGGGAATGCTCAGGGGACGGCCCACCCACAGTGTCTGTTGGGGGCTTTCTTGCCAGAAGAGAGGCCTTGGTGAGTTGCCTTCTGGTGAGTGCCCTACCGGGCAGAGCTTTCACGTAAGCTTCCTTACGGGTCACTGCCCACCTGTGGATGCTTTGCGATGGCTGTTGATCCGTGGCCCCAGCAGCTGTGGCGTGGGAGGCTTGGGCACAAGGGGCACCAAGCGTGGTAATTTTTCTGTAAGACCACTCTGCATGTCACATGGCTCAGATGTCTCTCCAGTTCATCTGGGGCGGTTCCCGCAGTTGGTGAGCGTGAGGGGGGAAAGGGACATCAGAGGAGTCTTGCAGATGAGAAAAGCGTTTTTTGTCTTTAGAAACAGCAcagatcataaagaaaaaaattaagggatTTCAACTGCACAAACTGTGCATCACATTACAAGAGTGGAAAAAGTCAActgagaaaagatatttgcaaaggATTAGTGTCCagaatatacagttgacccttgaacaacacaggtttgaactgcaaaGGTCCACTTGCAGACCTTTTTTTCCAACCAGCTGGGGatggaaaatacagtattattcCCGAATGCAGCAGAGGGCTGACTTTTTGGATACGCAAGTTCCACAGGCTGACTGACTGCGGGACTTTAGCACGTGCGGATTTTGGTATATGCAGGAGGTGCTAGAACCAATCCTCCACGTATACCactgtatatataaattttaaaatggcaaactaTTCAGTAGAAAAGTGGCCATTCATGgaggaagaaagcaaaatagcCAGTAAACTTGAAATTATGGATGTCTTTAGGGAAATGCAGGTTAAAACACCACAAGAGGTCTCACGCTCCTCAGACTGGCAAATACATGTTAGAAAGTCTGACAAAAGGACCTAGAGCAGTAAGAGTGACAGCACTATGGGTAGGGGTTCATTATTTTTGACAAGATGTTTATAAAAATCTGGTAATGATGCAATACTAATAAACTGTGACCCCACGTATCCCCTGAGATACAGTTCCTGAGAGCCCTTGCGCTTGTCTTTGGGAGACAGTGTAAGAATGGTTATTACAGCATGGCTGCTAATAGCAAAAACACTGGGGAGATCTTCAATATCCTTCAACACAAGAAAGGCTAAGGCAGGGTTATGATCATACAGGGGGGCACATCCTGCGGAGAACTGCTCCGAACAAAacggatgaatctcacaaacaaaGGTGAACAGAAAGCTAATTGCAGAAGAATCTCTAGAATATGATACCATTTACAGAAGcttaaaaacatgcaaaacagcagtactttttttttttctttttttggtgggggaggggagcagtaCTTTTTTTAAGGAATACATATATGTGTcgtaaaaaagaaaatgcatggaAATGGCAAACTTCtggtcagaatagtggttacctgAGAGGAAAATGTGCTGCTGTGGAGCGGTTGTTAGCTCTTGGAGAGTGAGGGATGGGAGGGGTCAGTGGGTGTGTGCATGGGGTCATAATTGGATTTGTGATACTTTAtttctggggtggggggacatagtttcttatatttttgtatttgtatgtCTGAAATACATACATTGaattgaataaatgtttaaaaaagaggaTAGAAGAGGAAAAGAACCTCGAAGTACAAAGCTTAGAAAACAGgtctctgcctgtctccactGTATCTGTACTAGACCAGGCACAGAGCCTGCAGAGCTTCCAAATTGTTGGCTTTCTAACTGACCATTGACATCTGTGTACCATGCCAGGGAACTCTTTAATCACCCCCTGTCCCCTTACCACCTCTCGCCTATTCCACATGCCCAGAGGAATGTTTGGGTTGGAATTATTCATCTTTCTGACATGTTGCTGCAATCCTATTGAGCTGAATTGGgttataaaagattatatatcatgaataaatggtgctgtagAGGCCCAAACTAGTTGCGGTTGGTCAAACTGTGCCTGTCAAGGAACAAGGGCCTCCATGCTCTCTCTTCTTGTCTCCTGATTGCTTAAAATCTTTGTTTCATCTGTGATCTTGACTGGCCTATCCCTTAATGCTCTTCTTGTTTGTGGTGGTGTTTATGTGATGGTTTCTCGTTCCTAGAGGGCAGGGGCCGGAGGTTGTGTTCTGGCAGCCCTCAGCTTGCAGGGAGAACGCTTTGAAGGCTCAGCCCACGGACAGACGATGCGCTGCTGAACTGGATCCTCAGCTTGCTCGCTCACACCGTGCACGCCGGCCTTGGCCTCTGTCTGGCTCCACagccctctccctctttctcatcTTCAGCTCTGGCACTGCTAGTAACCCCTCGACTCTAGTGAACCTTGACTTTAGTGGTCTAGAGGGCAGAACAAGGGGAGGGGCCCAAGTCAGAGGGAATATATTGGTTATATAATTGCTGTCTGGAAGTACACTGGCAGGTCAGAATTTTTGGaatgaatttttatatagtttagtATAGTTCCAGAAGCATAGGTAGCCTGGGCCAGGTTGGAATTTTCCCCTAGTCTGTTAGGATTCACTACCCTTCCTGTTTGCACATagtgttttcttccagaaatggGGCTGTGACAGACTCCCTGTGGTGGAGCAGCCTCAGAGGTGAAGCGAAGGATTTCTGCTGGGGAAACACCTTAGAggcctgggagtgggggtggaCATGGTGCCTTCATAGCTACTTTCATATGCTACTTTTATGGCAGGCTGTAAAAGGAGAGGAGCTCCCTGTATCTAGGCTGTTCTCTGGCTGCCAGGCAGGCAGAATAAGCTGATAGCTCCAGTGTTCGCTTTGTTCCGGGCTGTTTTGTCACGTCTGATCAACTTGGAGAAAACAATGTTGTTGAACAAGGCATACGGTTGACTGTATAAAGTGATTAATATTGGTTGGGAAAGTAGCATCCTGTTATGACATATTTTTCTATGGGAAACCATATTTCTATGGGAAACCATATTTAATACCCTTTTGCTCTAAGAACAAAACCTGTTTGAGCTTAGGTTGGCTGGCACAGCACCATGCTCTTGTGGACATAATGTAAATAACATTTGGTGGTGATGCTAGCAAATAATTCTCAATCccatgtttcttcattttctctttatgatATGCTACCTCTCCTCTCAGTGGGCTCTGCCTACTgtaatattatttccattacCAAGGTTAAGAGTGGCAAACAGGTTTCAACTCTCGGACCATTTCTGATCCATTAATAATGACTGCTTTGAGTCTGGTTTGATAAAGATTGGTGGTAAATCTAAACTTAGCAGGGAAGAATGCTGATTGATTAGCAATGTTTGTAATGGGCATAGGGTTAGTGCTTGGGGTACTCCTGTCTAAAATACTCATAAAGGTCCAGgtatggtggcttacacctataatcctagcactttgggagtccacggcaggaggatcagttaaggccaggagtttgagactagcctgggcaatattgtGAGACCccttctcaattaaaaaaaaaaaaaaaaaactcataaaaatgttaagaatcaAGAAAATTCTTAACACATCAGATTTTGAATGGTGGTTATCTGTAGATGGTTAGATTACAGGAGTCTTTAATGTTCTTTTGATAGTGTTCTatgctttctatatttttgacagtgaatatgtattattttactaCACAGGAAAAAACAGTCAgtgttattttgaaaagaaatgtctTACCTGAATGAACCAGTGATTTGAATGTGCTGTTAGTGTTTGGCTCTGTAGTTGCAGTATATCTAGCAGGGGACTAGATGTGCACACTGCATTTTCCTTTCCTGAAATCTGAAAAATCTTTTAACCCTGGGCCCTTCTTGCTGTGAGGTAGAATGTGGGACCGGCTGgttcattttttatcttctaatCCGGCAGGTCGAGGTGGTGCCTCTATCTATGGCAAACAGTTTGAAGATGAACTTCATCCAGACTTAAAATTCACAGGTAAGTGTATAATCTGGCTCGCCTGGGTAGGAAGGAGGAGTGGATTTTAAAAGCTCACTCTTTTGGCCGTGATTCAAGGTAAATGCCCGACACCATGGCGTGGCGCCAGGTAGCTGCCCAGCCGTGGCGCCACAAAGAGCTCCGGCCGATTAGAGACAGTGGCGCCTCTCACAGAGTTCTGAGCGATTCGGAGTGCTGGTCTGAGTGTTCTAGACTCTAACTCCTGTTGAATGTCATAAACTATGGATATCAAAAGTGTCCTCAAACAAACAGGAGACCTTGCTGGGTTTTTGAGGGCAGTCAGGACAGggtcaggcagttagcagggatCATCAGGGGTCGAGGCTGGGGAGTAGGTGAGGACAAGGAAGATGAGGCCATCAAGGTAGTGCAgtgatggcctttgtgcaagACAGAGAGCCTGCCCTGAGGGGGAGGTTGTCCGGGAATGGGCGGTTGGTGACAGAGGCCAGAACAAAGTCTTGGTGTTGTTTCTTGCCTGGGATGGGGTAGCAGCCCTACGCTGGACTTGTggactttattctcttttctctcttccttttttcccaccAGGGGCTGGAATTCTCGCAATGGCCAATGCAGGGCCAGACACCAACGGCAGCCAGTTCTTTGTGACCCTCGCCCCAACCCAGTGGCTCGATGGCAAACACACCATTTTTGGCCGAGTATGCCAGGGTATAGGAATGGTGAATCGAGTGGGAATGGTGGAAACAAACTCCCAGGACCGCCCTGTGGACGATGTGAAGATCATTAAGGCATACCCTTCTGGATAGACTTGCTGCTGCCTTCTGAGGTGGCCCCAGCGAACCAGCTTCCAGATGACCTAAAATGACGTGTCACACTAATGTTCATTTTGGCCTTGCAATTCATAGAGCTAAGGAAGCCTGGGGTCTTGGGTGAATTAGAGATGGAAGTATATTTTAATAGGatacttcttttctcttccccagcACCTAGGTTGACAGAATGTTTGCAGAAATGCCCATACATGTTTATCCACAGGTTATTGTTCTCTGCAGATGACCCATAATGCACCTCCTAGTGTGTGTCTGCTCTGATGTACTTGGAACAAAATGAAGCATACTCTGTCATTTCACAGTGCCTAACCAAACTTCTTCCCAAGGAGATTTATATTCTGGCCTACGCTGCAATCTCTGGTGGCTGACAGCCACAGAATTCAAAACCAGATAGTGTCTATCAGCCCTTTTAACTCTGTGCACACCCTATTTCAGTCTCCTACTTTTGTTCTTCTAGGGAATATATGCAACTCTACATATATTTTCCCACTCAAAACCAGAACATCAACACTGCTGTTTCTGACACTTAGACATCCCACGCAAAGCCACATTGAATTTTTGCCAAATGAAAAACACATCCAACAATCAGTCTCTGAGAAGGTGTCGAGTGGGGAATGATAATGTGTAATAATTgagaaatgaatttattaaaaggaAGCAGAAGCATTGACCATTTTCCCAGGGAGGAGAagaaatacataatgagtgcaaggACAGATTATGAATTCTCCTTGAAAATCAGTACTCTCATAAAGGAGAAGCACCACTTAGGTTTTTTTAAcctaagactttaaaaaaattagataagagatttttatacattaaggtttgttttttgtgtttttttttaatctttggatTTTCAGGAGAGGAGTAGGGTTAAGAGGAAGGAAGTTAATACCTATGTAATACAtagaaacttctaaaataaaatgccattgaTGGTTGAAATCACTGGTGTGGTCTGATTTTAAATACCGTATGAACTTCTAAGAGCCATTTTAATCTCAGCCATCTCAAGTAGTATTAATCTCAGAGACTGTATCTTTAAAGTTTCACATCATCTTAGGTTTGTGGACTTCCCCCATTCAAGAGCAGTTCCGACTTAAAAAACGAGAACCAGAGAAAGAAGTGATGCCATTGGCTTTTCTCAATGAGGGAGGACCACCTGTAGGTGACCCGGATGGATGTGCTGAGAGACCTGAACCGTCCCTCGGACTTGCAGCAGATCCCCCTGTACATTGTGGGACCAGGTGCAGGTGTGGTGTTTGCTTCCTTAAGCTGGGAGCTCCTTGAAGAGGGAATTGTAACTTTAGTGTTTCTTATCACCCTATGCATTTTACTTTATGGTGGTTTTCTTTGTGGAATGGCCAAACAACGTTCTATTCCCCAAGCCTTCCCTACCTTCAACCTCTTTTTCCACTTGTCTCTTCTCTCAGCAACTAAAAAGCAAAATCCAACAACAAACTATATCCCAGAGTTGGTTttcatgtgaaaaataatgttctaCACTCTGGGAAgatagaaatacatttctttcagCCTACACTGAGTAGACAGGATTGGATCCTCTGGGAGCAAAGAACAACCCATCCACTAACCTCCCAGAGTTATAATCCTGAAAATCCCCACTTCTATCCAGGGCACAGGGGTGTGGAAACATCATCACTACTTTGAAGTAAAGAAGGTTCTGCATGCCCTTGGGAAGAGAGCAGCACAGGCATAGTTCCTTGTTTCTGGAAAGGTACACCAAATACATGCCAAGGCAGTCGTACATGTGGAGATAGTACAGTTTTCATAAAAGATACAACCTCGAAGAGAGAAACTTGGATTGTTTCACTGTTTCTGGTGATTCTGCCAGTTACCCAGAGTTGTAGAGATTCCTGTTTGCATATAAGGAGAGCTTGTCTGAAAGGAATCCTGCTTCATTCTTTGGTCGTGTGAGTGTCCACATTTTGTCAGGACACAGACCATTAGGACAAGTCTCATCCAGGTGGGGTGTGCTAGTGCATGGATAGCTCATTCCAGTCACGCCTCACGTGGATGGAGGTGAGGGCAGCTTATCAGAAGGCAAGGGTGAGTTTAAAACTTGGATGGAGATTAATGAAGACAGGCATGGGACTGGTGGGAGCTAATTAAGGGACAGGAGAGATGCTGCTCTCTGTCCCTTGTCaggtgggaagagaaggagatTCTAGGCTTCTTGGAGAAGGCTGAAAGTTGGGATAGAGAGCCAGTGACAAGGGCCTTCCAACAAGTGCCCCTGGGACGAGTGAGAGAAGTTTGGATCCAGATTATACAGTATGGCCCCAAGGGCCCTGGCCCAGGATGGCTCACGCTTCCACACAG of Microcebus murinus isolate Inina chromosome 5, M.murinus_Inina_mat1.0, whole genome shotgun sequence contains these proteins:
- the PPIL1 gene encoding peptidyl-prolyl cis-trans isomerase-like 1, giving the protein MAAIPPDSWQPPNVYLETSMGIIVLELYWKHAPKTCKNFAELARRGYYNGTKFHRIIKDFMIQGGDPTGTGRGGASIYGKQFEDELHPDLKFTGAGILAMANAGPDTNGSQFFVTLAPTQWLDGKHTIFGRVCQGIGMVNRVGMVETNSQDRPVDDVKIIKAYPSG